The genomic interval ATATATACTTTATCAGAGTTGATTTTTTAAGCATCTATTTACTCTTGTTTGCAGTTATGAAGATGCTCAGCAACGTGAAGGTATTTCCTAACAATTGTTCTGAATCATAATAATAGATCTACGTGGCTTGATTCATGcgttatgaaaatatttactaCTGCTGATATACATATAACTCCAAAAGTTAGTGTACTTCATGTTATTGTTTTATGTATATCTATAGATTTCAAATATGAACTCTATATTCATCTTCCTAGTTCTTTTATGGTTCTATGTAGTTTCAGTGGAGAGGTGTTTTTATCTAAGTTATTGAAGCTTTGGTCAAAATTTGTGTTAAGACCCCTAGAAAATCTTGGACATATCATGCTAATAATTGAGGTGTATTACACAAATTTTTTCGATGTGCATGAGAGGGGACTAATAGTTTGGTCACaaggtaaaaatattattaattgttaatagaATTTGCATGAAGGACATTAAATAACTCCGCTATTCACAGTTTATAATCTTTACTCCTAGGAGCTCTTACATGTAACGTCATTTAATGTATATtggtttatgaaatttttaatatggGATTTTGTATCGCCTATAATCAATtagttgtttgttttataatctcttttatatttttgtcttttaggtTAAATCGATGATATTCCAAGTGGGCTACAGGCGTTGCTATGGAGCAGGGGGTTTGAGTTGAATTACAATATTCACCATCCCTTTTAGATATAATGCTACcctttcatgtttttttttttggagatgATACTTGTAATAAGATGCGCTTGCATAATATACTAGTTTTTGGTGGATTTTAGGGATGATATGTAGAAAATATTATGTTTGATATAGAAatagttaatttgatttattttcattaaattatgttTCCTATAAttactcaaaaaaataaaataaattgatttagcATAATAGAGAAATAAGCCTATAAATTTGTAGGGGAATTAAtggaattaaaaattgttacaaGGTTATTTGCTGGGGAGATTGTGGCTATAAACATTGGTAGCAAAATATAAGGGTTCTTTCAACTTTATTTTCCGGGAAATTGGTAGTAATTTAGccattatgtttattttatccctgaaaataataggaaaaaaataacttaaaaaaagacCAAGAAAGAAGAGGAATTTTCGGGTTTACCACGAGGCAGAATAGCAAAAGTGGTTTTTGATTTAGTTTTTCTTCtcacaaattttgaaatggtACATTATACCCCTTAAACGAACTCGTGGCCTAAGGTATGTCCTCCGAAAAATCCAAATTGGTGCACAAAATTCAAGTGAAACAGCTAGCCGCCTCATTTGTTGCACCTAACCATTTGGATGGCAGTAACTTTACCAAGTTGAAGCGGCCAACAGCTCCAAGGAATCGGCTAACTGATTTCAATTCTCAAGTCGCGGGTTTTACCTGTTCCATCTTCTTCCCTTGCTTTATCACTCTATCTCCTTAAGACTAAAACTCCATTTTTATCtcactaaaatttattatcttctCATCTGTTTCTAGCTCATTTGATACTTCAAAATCATTACCTATCACTGAAACACCATTTCTcactcaaaattcaaaaatctcaattgGTGGCCTCTTATAGTGCAAGCATTATGGAAATAACTAATCCAACTCATTATACAATatgtttattacaaaattcacATTATAGTTCTTGTAATTATCGTTATATGCAAGTAGTtacaaatgaataattttaatacctaatattttacaaataaacaattaGATTGTGTCGTATCTTCTTTCTTAATGCTAGCATAGGGAGTCATTGCACTTACTTAGATTGGTACCTTAACAATATAATTCAATATGATATTATACCAACTACCAATTACAATATTTAGTaccatatttatatttaagacctctataataatattttgatgcACGTGAAATATGAACATTAAAcgtgaaaataatgataatctAAAATTACTTACAATAAGACAATGTTAGTCACTGAACATGGAACCTTTTATTACACACTTGAGTTGTTCataattatctaaaattttaccattaatCTTGAGTAGTGAATtgttaaatatgaaaaaagagAGTAGTGTCTGAGTTgggtttttcaaacatttagtGTCACCATCAATAGAAGGGTTTGGTAGGTTGTGTATGGGTTGGTGaacacattaattaattgtgatgAGAAAccatgttaataaaaaatggttAGCCGTTTTTTTTAAAGACTAACCTCAAGGCCTTTTTCTCTCCTCCAATCTCCCCCATTattatgaacaaaaaataaaaaattataaaaatggtCTATCACTTTCCCATGTTACCATGTTGTGAATCTTTGGATGTTGAATTATGGGAGGCTTAAACAAACTACACatgttacattatttttttacacttTCATTAATGTGCATCCATATTGTCaacatctttaaaaatttagttgtcGATAAGTTGAAGTATATATGATGATCAATTGAATGGTTAGATTTAAGACTAAGTAAATAGTATTGGCACAATGATTACTGTTAACTCTAATCATCTTCTTATAATGCTCATTTTAAAGTCACTTACAAAATCGCGGATTAATGACATATAATATATCTTAAGGCATcgttattatatattttatttcgaATGGGTCGGATTTGGGCCGAGCCTTGATGGGCTTTGGCCGGCCTTCAGCCGAACATATCCATGTACCATAGGTTGGTTAGGCttcatataaaagaaaaaaaaaagaagaaatgaaaagaaaaaaaatgatcaaccataaatatgaaacaccTACCATTAATCTTGAGATTGggaccattaaacttgaaaccaaagtACCTTGAGACTTAGGGCAATGGACATGAAACACAGAATCAGTAACTTATAACCCTAGAAGTCATGCAAATTATAgactaataaatataaaacacctACCATTAATCTTGAGATTGAGATCGTTAAACTTGAAAACCAAAATAACTAAAACTTAgagcaatgaacatgaaacacaTGATAATTAACTTGCAATGCTGGAAGTCATGCGAATTATggaccaataaatatgaaagcCATACCATTAATCCTGAAATTGAgaccattaaatttaaaaccgaagtaacttgaaacttagggcaatgaacatgaaacacgagatcattaacttgcagcCCTAAAAATCTTGCAAATAATGcaccaataaatatgaaacacctaccattaatattgaaattgaGACCATTAAACTTAAAACCAAAGTAACTTGCGACTTAGAGCAATGAACATGGAACAcaagatcattaacttgcaagtTGAAATATCTTGCAAATTTTggaccaataaatatgaaacatctACCATTAATCTTGAGATTGgaaccattaaacttgaaCCGAAAGTAATTTGAGACTTagggcaatgaacatgaaacacatgatcattaacttgcaaccttAAAAATCTTACAaataatggaccaataaatataaacacctactattaatcttgaaattgggaccattaaacttaaaaacaaaGTAACTTGAAACCTAgagcaatgaacatgaaacatagaatcATTAACACTTGCAACTCTGGAAGTCATGCAAATTATggaccaataaatatgaaatacctatcattaatcttgaaattgagaccattaaacttgaaaccaatgGCAGACCTGTGCCTGGGCTAGACTGGGCTGTAGCCCGGTCTAgccccaaaaataaaaattaaaaagttattcaaaaattacaaaattgccattaaatacataaaattatatttacttttacttATTCCTCTTTACCTTTCCTTGTTTCTCCTTTTTGCATCCATCCAGCAGCAACAATAAAATCCCTCACTCCCGCGGCTGTGGTGGTCCCTTGTTTCACTTCTTTTCGGCTCAAGTACTTtccattcaatttttaataggTAAAAATCacatcttattttaatttatgacagTTCCCTCCCTAGTTTACAAGTatggattaatttattacaactctctctctctctctctcttgttTACAAGCATGGGTGAAATCAAAACATATTTTCTATGATTCTCTTTCTTGCAATAATTAGGTATAAAGtataaacaattaaacaaatatcaaCAATTGAGATTTGGGTAATAATTTTTGGTGATTGTTGATTTGTTAGTTACCATATAATTCTAATTGATGGTTGGCATCTCTATATTAGAATGAGTAGATAATAAATtgtctaataaataaataaatttgtttattgaacttcctcatttgattaaattaactCAAATCTCATTGtttatctattaatttttttcttgttattctaatattttacaaaaaaaaatttcaaaaatttgataagCATGGGTATTTGTATTAACCATATATTGACTTGTATGAGcttttaatgttgattttttttattttgcgactttaaatatattttaaaatagtagAATGTATAGCTTATAACACTTTTAATGATTTCTTGATTCTTACACAATTACATGTTGTTATAGGTTGTAATGTCAAACAACAAATCCAAACCGAGGAAAACTCTACTTTCACTCTTTACTAAAGTAAATGATGGTCAATTATCAAATGGGACAAGTTCTATGTGCAACATTGATGCCTCAAGTTCTCCACCTAAGTCTTAAAGAGTCGAATTTGAGAAAGTTGGTACTCCATCTACTATTGACACGCCTTATTTAGAACGTGATCCCGGATTGCATTTTTCAATAAGTGCTTTTCCCATTGACAAGCGTGAAAATGTGCGGATggcatatataaatatgggaTCATTTCAACCCAAACTACAAAAGTATCCATCGACTAAATATAGTACGCAAAACCGTcgatttcaattttcttagttCTTGAAATTTCCTTGGCTTGAGTATTCTATATCAAAAGACAAAGCATTTTGTTTTCCATGctatattttatatgataaGCCATCTAAGAATGAAGTATTTATTGTTGATGGGGTTCAAAATTGGAAGTATGTTGGTTGTGAAAAAACATGTCATTTTGCTCAACATGAAAGAGGTCATGGTTCTTCTCACAATGATGACATGTTAAAATGGAGCAATTTAAAGGATCCATCCAAACATATTGATAAGACAATGAATGCACAATCTTCGCAACAAATTTTGGAGAATAGACTGCGACTTAAAACCTCAATAGTAGCTACCAAGTGGTTAGCAAAACAAGCATGTGCTTTTAGAGGTCATGATGAGTCCGTTAATTCGCTTAATCGtggaaattttattgaattaattaagttgttagTAACAATGAATGAGGAGATTAATAAAGTTGTGTTAGAAAATGCTCCTAAAAATACCCAATACATAGCACCTAAGATTCAAAAGGAGTTATTGAATATTATTGCTAATAAAGTACGGCACAAGATTCGAGAGGAAGTGGATGATGCTAAATTTTGTATCATAATTGATGAGGCAGTAGATGAATCTCACAAAGAACAAATGGttattattttgagatatgTTGATTGTGATGGTTTTATTCGAGAGCGTTTCTTTGAAATTGTGAATGTTGATGAAACAAAGGCCTTGACTTTAAAGAATGAGATATGCAATATGCTTGCTCATTACAATcttttagttgaaaatttaaGAGGTCAATGGTATGATGGTGCTAGTAATATGGCGGATGAATGGAATggattacaatatttatttcccAATGATTGTCCGTATGCTTATTATGTACATTGTTTTTGCTCATTGACTACAACTCATATTAGTTGCAGTATCTAAAGAAGTGCATGAGGTATGGCTATTTTTTTCGAAGTTGAGTTCTATTATTAACTTTGCTAGTGCTTCTTTCAAGCGTTATTCTGAGTTAAAATCTgctagagaaaaagaaattatagatTTGATAGCTTTAAAAGAGCTTGAGACTGGTATAGGGACTAATCAAGTTAGAACTTTACAAAGGGCTGGAGATACACGTTAGAGCTCACATTTGACTTCAGTTAATAAGTTTATTGAGATGTTTGGTGCAACTCTTGAAGTATTAGGAAAGATGATTAATGATGGATCTAATCGAGATACGCATGGGGAAGCTAAAAGTGCATATAGGGAGATGAAATCCTTTGagtttgtgtttattttgcttttattgaataaagTTCTCAGAATTTTTGATATCCTTTGTCGAGCATTACAGACAAAATCACTGGACATCTTGAATGCTTTGAACTATATCTCAAGTACAAAAAGACTTTTGCAAGAGTTTCGAGATAATGGATGAGATGATTTTATTAGAAGTGTAGTATCTTTCTGTGAAAAATACGATATTACTATGCTTGATATAAGTGATTGTTATATGGAAGGTACAAGGCGTTCTTGTCAGCAAAAAGATTATGTTACAGTTGAACATCATTAGCACTTTGATGTATTTAATGCTGTAATAGATTTTCAATTGATGGAGTTAAATAGTAGATTCTCTGAGCAAACTGTGGAACTCCTCACTTTGAGCTTGGCATTGGATCCAGTTGATGGGTTCAAATCATTTGATATAGACAATATTTGTTCTCTTGCTGAGAAATTTTATCCTCATAATTTCACTCCAAATGAGGTGCTTGCTTTGAGAAGAGAATTAGAACATTATCAAATTGATCTCATCCACGATTTCAAAATATGACTTCCCTCTCTGAGCTATGTCGACGATTTGTTGAAACAATGAAGTCACAGCACTATTTCTTGATTGATAGATTAATTCGTCTAGTCTTGACTCTTCCTGTTTCCACGGCCACAACAGAGCGTGCATTTTCAACCATGAAACTTATCAAGACATCACTTCGTAGTAAGATggaaaatgagtttttttcaGATTGTATGGTTATCTATGTTGAAAGAGAAATTACTAATACTGTTGATTCAGATTctataattgattatttttataatttgaaatcccGAAAAGTACAACTTCggtagaaaatttgtattaggattgtattttttttatactacttttttaaaattatttttatttacaatatgGATTTTAGGCGTAAGGCTCTTAATGTCTCTTGTTATTAGGTGTATTTTGTCatctatatatatgaaatttcatGTTCACTtggtataaattttttattttagctcAAGGTACTGCAGAGTTTTGGGTCCGCCCCTGCTTGAAACTAAAGTAATTGAaacaatgaacatgaaacatagggCAGTAGACATGAAACCTAaggcaatgaacatgaaacacatgatcattaacttgcaacttTGGAAGTCATGCAAATTATAGactaataaatatgaaacacctataattaatcttgaaattgagactattaaacttgaaacaaagtAACTTGAAATTTAGGGTCATGAATATGAAACATtggatcattaacttgcaagtCTGGAAGTCATGCAAATTATGGACCAATAAATATCAAACACCTACCATTAATAAGAAATGAAGACAATTAAACTTAAAACCAATgtaacttgaaacttaggaCAATGAAGATGAAACATTGGAGCATTAACTTGCAAACCTGAAAGTCATGCAAATTATGGactaataaatatgaaacaccTATTATTAATCATGAAATTAGTACCATTAATCATAAAACTAAAgtaacttgaaacttagggtaataaatatgaaacacaAGCTCATTAATAGACAACTCTGAAAATCTTACAATTAATgaaccaataaatatgaaaatggtACTATTGATCTTGAAATTAAGACCATTAATCTTGaaactcattttttattattataaaactacttttttattattatgtggtCTTTACTATtaagataattattattttattgttattttatttattatatttaaataatatattatttattacgatttaatttgtttttctaacgTTTCACATGCAATTGTCGTAGCTAAGGCCCTCCAAATGCATTAAGAAGTGTCAAATATTTTGGCcaccttatatatatatatatatatatatatatttatttatttatttgtttattttggcCACCAACTCCCTACCCACCTTTGTCAGCAACTTCAAATGTCAACGACACGTGATTcttctttttgactttttaccAAAAGTAATAATCCAAATTTcctcttctcaaaaaaaaaaataatcaaaatttcctGGTAGCACGCCAAGGGCTACTATTTAAGAAAAGGGtgacacattaaaaaaataaacatgattgATGATTCCTGCCCGCTCTgtagttttatttttggattttttaaaaatagtaattagATCTTTCAAGTAGCACATTAAGATATCAAGTGCCATTTAAGACACGGTGccggattaaaaaaaaaaaaaggtgattGCCGGCAAGCCACAGATCTGTAGTTTTATTtatggaatttttttaaaaaataataattaaatcatttagGGAGCACTCGAAGTCCAAAGGCTATTTAAGAAAAGGTTTGTCCTCACAAGGATGGCAAAGAGTGCCACATTAAAACCAAATGCATTTTTCTGCACAagacaaatataaattgagtgtttaataacttaaagtTTTGTCAATCTCTCTCCACAACACAcgtgaaaagaaataaagagagaaagaaagaagcaaATCATCATGTTGCTTCAAATTAATCCGTGTTCGAGCTTCCCTTTGAAATACCATCCTTTGCAACACGCTGGTAAGTTTCATTCTAATATTCTGACAATGTCTAAAAAACTAATACTTACGGTGAATTTTATTCTTGGTTTTCCACTCGCATGAGTTTGGCATTGATAGCTTTAATAAGTACCCATCTCTTGTTTGATGGTGAAATTATCTCGTATAAATTTATGAGCATAACTTATACTCACATCATAACCGTGAATctaatcttatatatttaattcataatttattttcagtcAATATGGGATGATGTTCATAACTAAAACCAGAGATAAAAtttgatgataaaaatttattagagacttaaatgattaaaaaaataaattaagagaaaCCAAAGTTCTcattctatcttttttttttttaaggtaattaatattttatccatatttagGTTCAGTTAAAACATTCCAGACTCCACTGAAACATATAAATGGCCTGGCAAACAAAAATCAGAGCAAGAAGTACTCCGTCAGATGCTCCTCCGAAAGTTCATTTCTTTTAACCAATAAAATTGGACACAGCGAGGATTTAGTAATCAATAGAAATCACAAACCATTGAGCAAATCAACAGTTGCATTGGCAGCACAAGATGGGTATTCATCAGAATCCGAGCTGGCCTCAACAAGCTTTATGCAAGTTTTGAACAAGAAGTGTGATGCATTCTACCGGCTTACTCGTCCCTACAGTTGCGTTAGCATTGTGAgttgcttaattaattttaggcATGTGTGCAAAATGATAGACAAATCAATCTAgcttctttccttttctttttgtttttcttatgatcatttttaaatttatcagaTTGCGGCGTTATTATCCGTTTCTTTGCTTCCATTACAAAGTCCTGCTGATTTCACTCCCAAGCTTATCATAGAAGCATTCAAGGTAAAATTTAAGTGGTTTATTCATTGTCAAGTTTAATTTGGAATTTGgatgagttaatttttttttttattgatattaattttcaGTGCATGGTGCCCGCAATAATGATGAACAATTATGCCAATGCCATAAACCAATTGGCAGATGTTCATATCGACAAggtatttatatatttcactCACCTGTATATTTTGCTTAtttcatgtataaattatatatgttttgctaacaaatttagattaaaattgtcaaaagGTTAACAAGCCTTATCTCCCCCTCGCTTGCGGAGACTTTTCAATGGGAGAAGGACTAGCAATTACCATAGCATCTCCATTAATGGTACAAAGTTAAAGCTTCACTCTTCgacattgttaattattatttcacttttcaaatttatgCAAACCTTAAttactaatttcttttttattaatttccagGCTGTGGCTATGGGGATTATGCTTCGATCACCACCACTAGTTATAGGCTTCATCATATGGTGTATAGTTGGAGGCGCTTATTCCATCGATGTAAGCACCCAACTTGCTTCGATACATAATATAGTTAtttgtgaaaaaaagaaaaaaaaatccaaatcagAAACTTCAGTTAGAGATGAAGATCATGAAgtcaatttgattaattaattgcttCAGACAAATAATTGGTTAAttgatcaatttaattaagttcATCATCTGATTAATTGTTCttctcaatctcaaacttgCATGCAGCTTCCTCCCCTTCTTCGATGGAAGGGAAATCCATTGATGGCTGCAGTGACCATCATCAGTATGAATGGACTTCtacttctttttcctt from Citrus sinensis cultivar Valencia sweet orange chromosome 9, DVS_A1.0, whole genome shotgun sequence carries:
- the LOC112499536 gene encoding coumarin 8-geranyltransferase 1b, chloroplastic-like, with the protein product MLLQINPCSSFPLKYHPLQHAGSVKTFQTPLKHINGLANKNQSKKYSVRCSSESSFLLTNKIGHSEDLVINRNHKPLSKSTVALAAQDGYSSESELASTSFMQVLNKKCDAFYRLTRPYSCVSIIAALLSVSLLPLQSPADFTPKLIIEAFKCMVPAIMMNNYANAINQLADVHIDKVNKPYLPLACGDFSMGEGLAITIASPLMAVAMGIMLRSPPLVIGFIIWCIVGGAYSIDLPPLLRWKGNPLMAAVTIISMNGLLLLFPFFIHFQKIVLGNPVAFTKPVLFTAAYMVIWNAAIAFVKDIPDVEGDKAFGLQTLPIILGKEKVFSIAVNMMLTAHGGAVLVGAFSPSVLCKLVTMIGHSALAFVLWRQAKTIDLSDNKSVQSFYLFIWKLYYVEFLFVHFLR